From Bacteroidota bacterium:
CAAAGGACTCCAATGCAAACAAATTAATATAATACCACCATAGTAATTCACTTTTAAATCCACTTTCTTTTTTTATCGGTAATTCTTCGTTAAAATATTTAAGCACACCTTCTCTGAACCTTTTATAATCGTCCTTATGAAACTCACCACCATAATATGAGAACTTGTCCTTCAATGAATTTACACTATCAAGAGGATTTCGAATGATATATATGAACTTACAATCGGGATCGTATTTTCTAAAAATTCCATATCGACCGTTCCCTCTAATAATTTTAATTAATTTGGCATTATCCTTCTGTATTGGGTTAAAAATTTTGTGAAGAAACGAATCATCTATGTTTTCTGTATTTTTAATAAATAATGGAAGTGCCAAATGAGATGCGATTCCTTCATGACTGATTGAGTCAGTATATTTAAAATTACCTTTCACATTTTCATAAAAATCATTAAATGAATTTATATCCCAAAGAAAAGGTTCATATACAAAATCAACTTCATTGTACTTATCGATAAGAATTTTTTGCAATAATGCATAGATTGCTGTAGTTCCTGAACGGGCTGATCCAATTATACAAACTTTCATTTTGTAACAATAATTTAGTAATTAACATTTATCATATCAATATTCATTTCAATAGCACAATCTGCGATTCCATATATTCCAACGGGCGATTCAACAATTTTAAAAACACTTGCATCTATTATTCGACCGTAAAAAATGAGTTTTTCGCCTACTGTTGAAGAAACACCGCAATTCAGGTAATAGGTTCCCAATAATAAATTCGCTATAAACTTCCATTTAATCGTAACCCTGTCAGTTTTGTTAAAATCCAATCTTGTTGCTAAAAGATCCAGATGATCAGGGATTGTAGCACCGACTAACATTTGCCCCTGCTCAGTTTTTATTTGCATACCAAACGAAATGTCCTTTAAATTTTCTAAAAACAAAACATTATATTGATAAATGTAAGTCATTCCAGAAACTAAAGCATTGACTCTTCTTCCATCTAATGAAAAAATACCAATTAAAGAAAATTCCACCTTACTATCTATATATTCAACAGTGCTCTTAGGATTTAAACCATCAATAAAATAATCTTTTAGAGGATAGTTCTTAACTGAATTTCTGGATAGTTCATAGTTAAATTTAAAATCATTTTTTAAATTCTCATTTACTTGTATATTATAATCAGTAATATCCTTCTGAATTTGCCTAACTAATA
This genomic window contains:
- a CDS encoding sulfotransferase, whose protein sequence is MKVCIIGSARSGTTAIYALLQKILIDKYNEVDFVYEPFLWDINSFNDFYENVKGNFKYTDSISHEGIASHLALPLFIKNTENIDDSFLHKIFNPIQKDNAKLIKIIRGNGRYGIFRKYDPDCKFIYIIRNPLDSVNSLKDKFSYYGGEFHKDDYKRFREGVLKYFNEELPIKKESGFKSELLWWYYINLFALESF